CCCTCCTGTCCGTTTGGTATCCAAAGGGGCTTCAATAGCAATATTTCCAAAGTGATAGTAACAAATGAGGTTTATGAAATATTGCAGCAAAACAGAgggaaatagatttttaaaatttttatagctTGTCTGTATTGCTGAGACTCAATGTGCATTACcccaaaaaatttaaaaatgggggggggtatttgtttCCAAATAGCACACTGGCAGAATTCACACCTGATACTGCAGCAAGATATCGCCTGTCATCACTGCTCCTGTTGTGAATTGACTTTCACTTCCAAACACTACCTCGGCCAACATATGAAGTGGAAACATTCTGGGTATGGAATGTACAGTAAAGAACCAAAAAATGCACAGGGAGAGGAGTCACTATTCAAAATCACAAGCGTGGCTTCTTATAGTGTTACACCGCAGCAGCTAACGCCTAGTGGAGTGAACAAAAGTGAAGATGGAAAGCTCCTTTTTAAAGATAGGAACAAATTGAGTGCTAATAGAACTCTAAACACTTCCCATAGGGAAAAAAATTCTTTACACAGTGATGGTGGGGCAACCTTAACACAATTGTACTTGGCCAACCAAATGCACacaaaagagaagccatattCATGTAGCATGTGTGGAAAACGTTTCAGCCAATCAACAGACTTGGCCCAGCACATGCAAATgtacacaggagagaagccatatacATGTAGCGTGCATGGGAAAAGCTTCTCCCAGTCATCAGATTTGGCTGAGCACCAGCAaacacacacaggagagaagccatattcATGTAGTGTGTGTAGGAAAGGCTTCTTGTGTTCCTCAAACTTGGCCCAGCACCAGCGAACACAcccaggagagaagccatattcACGTAGCATGTGTGAGAAAAGCTTACCCTGTTCATCATGCCTAGCCCTGCATCAGCGAacgcacacaggagagaagccatattcATGTAGCGTGTGTAGGAAAAGCTTCTCGTATTCATCACACCTGGCTCGGCACAAGCGAacgcacacaggagagaagccatattcATGTAGCGTGTGTAGGAAAAGCTTCTCGTATTCATCAGACCTGGCTCGGCACAAGCGAacgcacacaggagagaagccatattcATGTAGCGTGTGTAGGAAAAGTTTCTCCCGCTCATCAAGCTTGGCCCTGCACCAGCGAacgcacacaggagagaagccatattcATGTAGCGTGTGTAGGAAAAGCTTCTCGTATTCATCACACCTGGCTCGGCACAAGCGAacgcacacaggagagaagccatattcATGTAGCGTGTGTAGGAAAAGCTTCTCCTGCTCATCAAGCTTGGCCCTGCACCAGCGAacgcacacaggagagaagccatattcATGTAGCGTGTGTTGGAAAAGCTTCTCGTATTCATCACACCTGGCTCGGCACAAGCGAacgcacacaggagagaagccatattcATGTAGCGTGTGTAGGAAAAGTTTCTCCTGCTCATCAAGCTTGGCCCTGCACCAGCGAacgcacacaggagagaagccatattcATGTAGCGTGTGTTGGAAAAGCTTCTCCCAATTATCACACCTGTCCCAGCACCAGCGAacgcacacaggagagaagccatattcATGTAGCGTGTGTAGGAAAAGCTTCTCCCAATCATCAATCTTGGCTCGGCACAAGCGAATGCACGCAGGAGAGAAACCACATTGTTAGATCACAATTCTGactgtgtatgtctgtgtgtggggaggggttgtGTGGGGAATAAACAGCTGTACCTCTCTCTGTCTAAGTtgtgttttaatgatttttcATACATGATATTGGAAGCAGGACTAGTTAGTACACTGAGTACTACATACTGTCACTGTTCATCTAATGCAAAACAAAGGCTGTAACAAATGTTTCTGTGGGGAAAATGCTTACATTCTGTATGATTGTGATAACTATTTCACAAAAATTATATCCTACCTTTCGGCCTTCAGAAAGGCTATCCATGTCAATAACAAAACATATAACGTACTCACATTTTAAAAACGACACATTAAAACCAAAGCCAAAATATATACAGAGGCatagaacaattaaaacattgggtaGGAAGTAGGGAACACTGAGAGGATGCcagatgaaacagaaaagtcttccccCACTGGCACCAGATGGCTGGGTAGGTTCATGGAGAGTAGATGTTGGtcccaacctccagatagggctTTAAAGCTCATCACCAGCACCTTCACCTGTGCTTTAAAACAACCAGGGAGGCAGTATAGATGGGCCAAAACTGGTGGCAGCATTCTGCATCAATTGAAGTTTCCAAGGTAGCTCTTTGTAGAGTACACTGCAGTAATCCAATCTAGATGCAAtcagggcatgcaagacagggCCAGTTTTTTGCTGCATAATAAAGGCCACAGCTAGCTAACCACTGAAGTAGATAAAAGGCATTTGTGGCCAACATCTTCCTCCTGCACATCCAG
Above is a window of Paroedura picta isolate Pp20150507F chromosome 5, Ppicta_v3.0, whole genome shotgun sequence DNA encoding:
- the PRDM9 gene encoding histone-lysine N-methyltransferase PRDM9 isoform X1, whose product is MGIINECQETKEKKKVETDPRNLREKSLKDEASEASPDFLLIKTIEADGMVSGTRKGSLGDKSSTQRDKKQTNKKKGQKLKAEDAFKELSIYFPKDQWAEMGDWEKIRYKNMKENYEFMTELGLPTPKPSFMYHVRQSRKSAGNESSESDEEWTPKPLVKPFRPSCNLNSRKEEKKKKQNHDQNKQKNVQKFAKEVTSPNQADVKKTHKNMCSDMSVHTTDVAAESQTDLPKKIVSEEKEFEKREQNKPGSKYSLRKRERKTYLEINEPNDDDFLYCEYCSIFFIDECSVHGPPVFIKDAAAEVGLENRAALTLPSGLRIGPSGIPNAGLGVWNEGEVLPKGIHFGPYEGKITEEEEAANSGYSWLITKGKNCYVYVDGKDETISNWMRYVNCAMNEEEQNLVAFQYHRKIFYRTCKIIFLHSELLVWYGEEYGKELSIKWGSRWKSQRAHWQNSHLILQQDIACHHCSCCELTFTSKHYLGQHMKWKHSGYGMYSKEPKNAQGEESLFKITSVASYSVTPQQLTPSGVNKSEDGKLLFKDRNKLSANRTLNTSHREKNSLHSDGGATLTQLYLANQMHTKEKPYSCSMCGKRFSQSTDLAQHMQMYTGEKPYTCSVHGKSFSQSSDLAEHQQTHTGEKPYSCSVCRKGFLCSSNLAQHQRTHPGEKPYSRSMCEKSLPCSSCLALHQRTHTGEKPYSCSVCRKSFSYSSHLARHKRTHTGEKPYSCSVCRKSFSYSSDLARHKRTHTGEKPYSCSVCRKSFSRSSSLALHQRTHTGEKPYSCSVCRKSFSYSSHLARHKRTHTGEKPYSCSVCRKSFSCSSSLALHQRTHTGEKPYSCSVCWKSFSYSSHLARHKRTHTGEKPYSCSVCRKSFSCSSSLALHQRTHTGEKPYSCSVCWKSFSQLSHLSQHQRTHTGEKPYSCSVCRKSFSQSSILARHKRMHAGEKPHC
- the PRDM9 gene encoding histone-lysine N-methyltransferase PRDM9 isoform X2, producing the protein MGIINECQETKEKKKVETDPRNLREKSLKDEASEASPDFLLIKTIEADGMVSGTRKGSLGDKSSTQRDKKQTNKKKGQKLKAEDAFKELSIYFPKDQWAEMGDWEKIRYKNMKENYEFMTELGLPTPKPSFMYHVRQSRKSAGNESSESDEEWTPKPLVKPFRPSCNLNSRKEEKKKKQNHDQNKQKNVQKFAKEVTSPNQADVKKTHKNMCSDMSVHTTDVAAESQTDLPKKIVSEEKEFEKREQNKPGSKYSLRKRERKTYLEINEPNDDDFLYCEYCSIFFIDECSVHGPPVFIKDAAAEVGLENRAALTLPSGLRIGPSGIPNAGLGVWNEGEVLPKGIHFGPYEGKITEEEEAANSGYSWLITKGKNCYVYVDGKDETISNWMRYVNCAMNEEEQNLVAFQYHRKIFYRTSHWQNSHLILQQDIACHHCSCCELTFTSKHYLGQHMKWKHSGYGMYSKEPKNAQGEESLFKITSVASYSVTPQQLTPSGVNKSEDGKLLFKDRNKLSANRTLNTSHREKNSLHSDGGATLTQLYLANQMHTKEKPYSCSMCGKRFSQSTDLAQHMQMYTGEKPYTCSVHGKSFSQSSDLAEHQQTHTGEKPYSCSVCRKGFLCSSNLAQHQRTHPGEKPYSRSMCEKSLPCSSCLALHQRTHTGEKPYSCSVCRKSFSYSSHLARHKRTHTGEKPYSCSVCRKSFSYSSDLARHKRTHTGEKPYSCSVCRKSFSRSSSLALHQRTHTGEKPYSCSVCRKSFSYSSHLARHKRTHTGEKPYSCSVCRKSFSCSSSLALHQRTHTGEKPYSCSVCWKSFSYSSHLARHKRTHTGEKPYSCSVCRKSFSCSSSLALHQRTHTGEKPYSCSVCWKSFSQLSHLSQHQRTHTGEKPYSCSVCRKSFSQSSILARHKRMHAGEKPHC